A genomic segment from Leptolyngbya boryana PCC 6306 encodes:
- a CDS encoding carbohydrate ABC transporter permease: MSSIVVERHPETPPPRRRTRRQASTLPLVAPSVIALLLWMIVPLVMTIWFSFQRYNLLNPDAQKFIGIENFTFILGDSGFWISLGTTIVLVAAVLAITIGLGTLLAILFDQDFPGQGIARVLAISPFFVMPTVSALIWKNMLMHPVNGLFAQITRGLGLGAIDWFANFPLLAIIIIVSWEWLPFALLILLTAIQSLDHEQLEAARMDGANAIALFRFVMLPHLSRAIAVVAMIETIFFLTIFAEIFVTTGGGPGLATTNLAYYIFLKALLEFDVGGASAGGLIAVILANIVAIFLLRSVARNLDT, from the coding sequence ATGTCTTCAATTGTTGTAGAACGTCACCCCGAAACACCGCCACCCAGACGACGAACTCGTCGTCAGGCATCAACCTTACCGCTTGTTGCGCCTTCCGTCATTGCGCTGCTGCTATGGATGATTGTGCCGCTGGTGATGACCATCTGGTTTTCTTTTCAGCGGTATAACCTGTTGAATCCAGATGCACAAAAGTTCATTGGGATTGAGAATTTCACCTTTATCCTCGGTGATTCAGGTTTTTGGATTTCGCTTGGGACTACGATCGTGCTAGTTGCTGCCGTTTTGGCAATTACGATCGGACTTGGGACATTACTCGCCATCTTGTTTGATCAAGACTTTCCCGGACAGGGAATTGCGCGGGTGCTAGCGATTTCTCCTTTCTTTGTCATGCCTACAGTTAGTGCATTGATTTGGAAGAATATGCTGATGCATCCGGTCAATGGGTTGTTTGCTCAAATTACACGAGGCTTAGGATTAGGCGCGATCGATTGGTTTGCCAATTTCCCATTACTAGCAATCATCATCATTGTGTCATGGGAGTGGCTTCCTTTTGCGTTGCTGATCTTATTGACCGCAATTCAGTCGCTTGATCATGAGCAGTTAGAAGCTGCTCGGATGGATGGCGCAAATGCGATCGCGCTATTCCGATTCGTGATGCTGCCGCACCTCAGCCGTGCGATCGCCGTTGTCGCAATGATTGAAACAATTTTCTTCCTCACCATCTTTGCGGAAATCTTCGTAACGACGGGTGGTGGGCCTGGTTTAGCAACAACAAACCTAGCCTATTACATCTTCCTGAAAGCGCTACTAGAATTTGATGTCGGTGGTGCTTCAGCCGGTGGTTTGATTGCCGTAATTTTGGCAAATATCGTAGCAATCTTCTTGTTGCGGAGTGTTGCTCGTAATTTGGATACCTAA
- a CDS encoding ABC transporter substrate-binding protein has product MRTPRFAKIIVVFLIGMMLTQLLHACSSGSQAAEKTRLTIATVNNGDMVIMQELSSQFEKANPDIQLRWVVLEENVLRQRVTTDVASQGGQFDVLTIGSYETPIWARRDWLRPLNLPASYDVNDLLKPIREGLSNDGKLYAVPFYGESSMLYYRKDLFEKAGITVPEQPTYPQIKEWASKIHDPKNGVYGVCLRGKPGWGENMGFISTLVNTYGGQWFDTNWNPTINTPAWKEAITYYVDLMRNYGPPGASSNGFNENLALFSTGKCGMWVDATVAAGLLSNPKESKVYDKLGFARAPIEKYPNGSNWLWAWALAVPKTSKAPEAAERFIAWATSKEYIQLVAEQNGWVAVPPGTRTSTYQNPNYQKAAPFASIVLRSIQSADVTRPAAQPTPYKGIQYVDIPEFQAIGSSTGQTIAAALTGSTSVDQALQQSQRTTERFMRHTGYIQ; this is encoded by the coding sequence ATGCGTACACCTCGCTTCGCCAAGATCATCGTTGTGTTCCTGATTGGCATGATGTTGACGCAACTGTTACATGCTTGTTCTTCAGGTTCGCAAGCGGCAGAAAAAACAAGACTCACGATCGCCACCGTCAATAACGGCGATATGGTGATCATGCAAGAGCTTTCCAGCCAGTTTGAGAAAGCGAACCCCGACATTCAACTGAGATGGGTCGTGTTGGAAGAAAATGTATTGCGCCAGCGGGTCACGACTGATGTTGCCAGCCAAGGTGGGCAATTTGATGTTTTGACGATCGGATCTTATGAGACTCCGATCTGGGCAAGACGCGATTGGCTCAGACCACTAAATTTGCCTGCTAGCTATGATGTCAACGACCTGTTAAAACCGATTCGAGAAGGACTTTCTAATGACGGCAAACTCTATGCGGTGCCGTTCTATGGCGAAAGTTCGATGCTTTATTATCGCAAGGATTTATTTGAAAAAGCAGGAATTACGGTTCCTGAACAGCCCACCTATCCTCAAATTAAAGAGTGGGCAAGTAAAATCCATGATCCCAAAAATGGGGTTTATGGCGTGTGCTTACGGGGGAAACCGGGTTGGGGTGAAAATATGGGGTTCATTTCAACGCTCGTGAATACCTATGGAGGTCAATGGTTTGACACGAACTGGAATCCAACCATTAATACACCCGCTTGGAAAGAAGCAATCACCTACTATGTAGATCTCATGCGGAACTACGGTCCACCTGGAGCAAGCTCTAATGGATTCAATGAAAATTTAGCCTTGTTCTCAACAGGCAAGTGCGGAATGTGGGTTGATGCAACCGTTGCGGCGGGACTCCTCTCGAACCCGAAAGAATCTAAGGTGTATGACAAGCTAGGCTTTGCTCGTGCGCCGATCGAGAAATATCCCAATGGTTCAAATTGGCTCTGGGCTTGGGCTTTAGCAGTTCCTAAAACCTCGAAAGCACCAGAAGCAGCGGAACGGTTTATTGCTTGGGCAACCTCGAAAGAGTATATCCAGCTAGTTGCTGAACAAAATGGTTGGGTTGCCGTACCACCGGGTACTCGCACTTCCACCTATCAGAATCCTAACTATCAAAAAGCCGCTCCTTTTGCCTCGATCGTGCTGCGTTCTATCCAATCTGCTGATGTCACCCGACCTGCGGCTCAACCCACACCTTATAAAGGCATTCAGTATGTGGATATTCCAGAATTCCAAGCGATTGGATCATCGACTGGACAAACGATCGCGGCTGCACTGACTGGTAGTACCTCTGTTGATCAAGCATTGCAGCAATCTCAACGTACAACGGAGCGCTTCATGAGACATACAGGCTATATCCAGTAG
- a CDS encoding SDR family NAD(P)-dependent oxidoreductase has protein sequence MTANATYSFEGKTILITGGAGDIGKATAQRFAANGAGVVLLDLNETKMAEMVQELEEYNVPLGAFQCDVTLADSVANAFSGAMAQVGQIDYIFNNAGYQGVFAKTDEYPADDFQKVIDINVIGVFHVLKAAAQHLRDSGGGAIVNMASHAGVDGPPNMLAYAASKFAVIGMTQTAAKDLAAYGIRVNSLSPSLIGPGVMWTRQTELQAAVGSQYFDLDPKVVEQQMINSVPMRRLGSLEEVANGVSFLMSDEASYITGFNLDITGGQ, from the coding sequence GTGACGGCAAACGCAACTTATTCGTTTGAGGGAAAAACGATCTTAATCACAGGTGGTGCTGGAGATATTGGAAAAGCAACGGCACAACGCTTTGCAGCCAATGGTGCTGGAGTAGTTTTGCTGGATTTGAATGAAACCAAAATGGCAGAAATGGTGCAGGAATTAGAGGAGTACAATGTCCCTCTTGGTGCATTTCAGTGTGATGTGACGCTTGCAGACAGTGTGGCAAATGCATTTTCGGGTGCGATGGCGCAGGTTGGACAGATTGACTACATCTTTAACAATGCTGGCTATCAAGGAGTCTTTGCCAAAACGGATGAGTATCCAGCGGATGATTTTCAAAAGGTCATAGATATCAATGTCATTGGCGTTTTTCATGTGCTAAAAGCTGCGGCTCAACATCTCCGGGATTCAGGGGGTGGCGCTATCGTCAATATGGCGAGCCATGCAGGAGTGGATGGCCCTCCAAACATGCTGGCTTATGCAGCTTCCAAGTTTGCCGTGATTGGCATGACTCAAACGGCTGCAAAAGATTTAGCAGCTTACGGAATTCGAGTGAATTCTCTCTCACCTTCGCTCATTGGACCGGGCGTAATGTGGACACGGCAAACTGAATTGCAGGCAGCCGTGGGTTCTCAGTATTTTGATCTCGATCCCAAAGTTGTAGAACAACAAATGATCAACTCTGTGCCAATGCGCCGTTTAGGAAGTTTAGAAGAGGTTGCCAACGGAGTTTCTTTTCTCATGAGTGATGAAGCGAGTTACATTACAGGATTTAACCTGGACATTACGGGGGGACAATAG
- a CDS encoding sugar-binding transcriptional regulator yields MGEPFIERRDRKLDLAAHAAWLYYIGGNTQEEVASKLNVSRQAAQRLVALAVSEKLIKFRLDHPLKECIELAESLRDKFQLSLCEVVPSDTSKNDDLSGIGVCAAGYLETYLLAKAPTILAFSSGRTLRAMVEQIPAMDQPQHKIISIIGNLSHYGRAGRYEVVMHLADRVGSQAYPVPTPVVATSVEERQLLQTQRSFITVKTLAEQAKVTFVGIGHIVWNAPLHQDGFINDEEVAKLIELGAVGEIAGWAYNYEGVLLQEGINSRVASVPLQQPAQRLVIGVAGSEKKAEAILAAMRGKLITGLVTDKAVAEAILAKV; encoded by the coding sequence ATGGGAGAACCTTTTATTGAGCGACGCGATCGTAAACTGGATCTTGCGGCTCATGCAGCTTGGCTCTATTACATTGGTGGCAACACTCAAGAAGAAGTTGCCAGTAAGCTCAATGTCTCCCGCCAGGCTGCTCAACGCCTAGTTGCGTTGGCGGTTAGCGAAAAACTGATCAAGTTTCGCCTTGATCATCCGTTAAAGGAGTGTATCGAGCTAGCTGAATCATTACGGGACAAATTCCAATTGTCTTTGTGTGAAGTAGTCCCCAGTGATACGAGCAAAAATGACGACCTCAGCGGGATTGGTGTGTGTGCTGCTGGTTATCTAGAAACTTACTTGCTCGCAAAAGCTCCAACGATTCTGGCATTCTCTTCTGGGCGGACATTGCGTGCAATGGTGGAACAGATTCCAGCAATGGATCAACCTCAACACAAAATTATCTCTATTATTGGCAACCTGTCCCACTATGGGCGTGCGGGTCGTTATGAAGTTGTTATGCATCTCGCCGATCGCGTCGGTTCTCAAGCCTATCCTGTTCCGACTCCGGTTGTTGCGACCAGCGTTGAAGAACGGCAGCTATTACAGACACAGCGATCGTTTATCACCGTAAAAACCTTAGCAGAGCAGGCGAAAGTAACATTTGTTGGGATTGGTCATATTGTTTGGAATGCTCCACTTCATCAGGACGGCTTTATTAACGATGAAGAAGTTGCGAAATTGATTGAGCTAGGAGCAGTTGGAGAGATTGCAGGTTGGGCATATAACTACGAGGGAGTTTTGCTACAAGAAGGTATCAATAGTCGCGTCGCCAGCGTTCCTTTGCAGCAACCCGCTCAGCGTTTGGTCATTGGTGTTGCAGGGAGTGAAAAAAAGGCAGAAGCCATTCTAGCTGCGATGCGGGGTAAGCTCATTACAGGACTCGTCACTGATAAAGCCGTTGCTGAAGCAATTCTTGCCAAAGTGTAA